One Cellulomonas soli DNA window includes the following coding sequences:
- a CDS encoding glycoside hydrolase family 15 protein: MDDYPLIADHGMIGDLQTAALVATDGSVDWFCAPRFDSPSVFAALLDHAEGGRFRVRPTIPTFTGKQLYLPDTAVLVTRFMTEAGVGEVVDFMPVAGAVATDRHRIVRLVRCVRGQMTFALDLAPRLDYGRDAHTVEVTDDGVVVRGSRSAMVVHLVREPQDARLAQLHVDERGDLHAELTLRAGQVRGAVLETGTTGPARQYRVAEVEELLAQTTSFWERWLARSTYVGRWREQLRRSAITLKLMTYAPSGGLVAAPTASLPEQVGGERNWDYRYTWVRDASFSVYALLGLGLTDEATALMGWLRDRVDESAGRGTPLKIMYRVDGSSDLVEEELAHWEGYRGSRPVRIGNGAADQLQLDIYGEAMDSIYFADQRGLHVGHRGWQKIVEMLQWLADSWDQPDEGIWETRGGRQDFTYARLMSWVAFDRGIRLATTHGRPAPLARWQHERDAVYDQIMSRGWSSRRGAFVQHYGTEVLDASLLRMSTVGFVTPSDPMWLSTLAAMDRELVTDSLVYRYDPAASPDGLRGTEGTFSLCTFAYVDSLARAGRLDLARVVFEKMLTYANHVGLYSEEIALTGEQIGNFPQAFTHLALIDAAITLDRQLDARSRTWP; this comes from the coding sequence ATGGACGACTACCCGCTGATCGCGGACCACGGGATGATCGGCGACCTGCAGACCGCGGCGCTCGTGGCCACCGACGGCTCCGTCGACTGGTTCTGCGCCCCCCGGTTCGACTCGCCGAGCGTGTTCGCGGCCCTGCTCGACCACGCGGAGGGCGGGCGCTTCCGCGTGCGCCCGACGATCCCCACCTTCACGGGCAAGCAGCTCTACCTGCCCGACACGGCCGTGCTGGTCACCCGGTTCATGACCGAGGCCGGCGTCGGCGAGGTCGTCGACTTCATGCCGGTCGCCGGGGCGGTCGCCACCGACCGCCATCGCATCGTGCGCCTGGTCAGGTGCGTGCGGGGTCAGATGACGTTCGCCCTCGACCTCGCGCCCCGCCTGGACTACGGGCGTGACGCGCACACCGTCGAGGTCACGGACGACGGTGTCGTCGTGCGCGGCAGCCGCTCGGCGATGGTCGTCCATCTCGTGCGTGAGCCGCAGGACGCGAGGCTGGCCCAGCTGCACGTCGACGAGCGCGGGGACCTGCACGCCGAGCTGACGCTCCGCGCGGGGCAGGTGCGCGGGGCCGTCCTGGAGACGGGGACCACCGGACCCGCCCGGCAGTACCGGGTGGCTGAGGTCGAGGAGCTCCTGGCGCAGACGACGAGCTTCTGGGAGCGGTGGCTCGCTCGCTCGACCTACGTCGGCCGCTGGCGCGAGCAGCTGCGACGGTCCGCGATCACGCTCAAGCTGATGACGTACGCGCCCAGCGGCGGGCTGGTCGCCGCACCGACCGCGTCGTTGCCCGAGCAGGTCGGCGGGGAGCGCAACTGGGACTACCGGTACACCTGGGTGCGCGACGCGTCGTTCTCCGTCTACGCCCTGCTCGGCCTCGGGCTCACGGACGAGGCCACCGCGCTGATGGGCTGGCTGCGCGACCGCGTGGACGAGAGCGCCGGGCGAGGCACGCCGCTGAAGATCATGTACCGCGTCGACGGCTCGAGCGACCTGGTGGAGGAGGAGCTGGCGCACTGGGAGGGGTACCGGGGCTCGCGTCCCGTCCGTATCGGCAACGGCGCCGCCGACCAGCTCCAGCTGGACATCTACGGCGAGGCGATGGACAGCATCTACTTCGCCGACCAGCGCGGACTGCACGTGGGTCACCGCGGCTGGCAGAAGATCGTCGAGATGCTGCAGTGGCTCGCCGACAGCTGGGACCAGCCCGACGAGGGCATCTGGGAGACCCGGGGCGGCCGTCAGGACTTCACCTACGCCCGGCTGATGAGCTGGGTGGCCTTCGACCGGGGCATCCGTCTGGCCACGACCCACGGCCGACCGGCTCCGCTGGCCCGTTGGCAGCACGAGCGCGACGCCGTCTACGACCAGATCATGTCCCGAGGGTGGAGCAGCCGGCGGGGTGCGTTCGTGCAGCACTACGGCACCGAGGTGCTCGACGCCTCCCTGCTGCGGATGTCGACCGTCGGCTTCGTCACCCCCAGCGACCCGATGTGGCTGTCCACGCTGGCGGCGATGGACCGCGAGCTCGTCACGGACAGCCTGGTGTACCGCTACGACCCCGCAGCCTCGCCCGACGGGCTGCGCGGGACCGAGGGCACGTTCTCGTTGTGCACGTTCGCGTACGTCGACTCCCTCGCCCGCGCCGGGCGTCTCGACCTCGCCAGGGTCGTCTTCGAGAAGATGCTGACGTATGCCAACCACGTCGGGCTCTACTCCGAGGA
- a CDS encoding glutathione peroxidase has protein sequence MRFDDIPVRTLHGEETTFGGLVGDRLTLVVNVASRCGLAPQYEQLEALHRTYGPRGFTVVGVPSNQFLQELGSADAIEEYCSTTWGTTFPMLEKTPVNGRHAHALYRELTRFPDDDGKAGRITWNFEKFLVSPDGRVRRFRPRVRPDAPEVVGALEAMLDRTPTVS, from the coding sequence ATGAGGTTCGACGACATCCCGGTCCGCACCCTGCACGGGGAGGAGACCACGTTCGGCGGCCTGGTGGGCGACCGGCTCACCCTGGTCGTCAACGTCGCGTCGCGGTGCGGCCTCGCCCCGCAGTACGAGCAGCTCGAGGCCCTGCACCGCACGTACGGACCTCGTGGCTTCACCGTCGTCGGCGTCCCGAGCAACCAGTTCCTGCAGGAGCTCGGGTCGGCGGACGCGATCGAGGAGTACTGCTCGACGACCTGGGGCACCACGTTCCCCATGCTGGAGAAGACCCCCGTCAACGGGCGGCACGCGCACGCCCTGTACCGCGAGCTGACGCGGTTCCCGGACGACGACGGCAAGGCCGGGCGCATCACCTGGAACTTCGAGAAGTTCCTCGTCTCGCCCGACGGTCGGGTGCGCCGGTTCAGGCCCCGCGTGCGGCCCGACGCCCCCGAGGTGGTCGGAGCACTGGAAGCGATGCTGGATCGCACCCCGACCGTGTCCTGA
- a CDS encoding VOC family protein codes for MALTFSGVVVDSTDPATVADFWARALGWSGREDGARGEVILHPQQGETLYGPPSIVFQPVPERRSAKNRVHLDFSSSDQAGDVARLEGLGARRVDVGQGDDSTFVVLADVEGNEFCVLDEA; via the coding sequence ATGGCACTGACCTTCAGCGGAGTCGTGGTGGACAGCACCGACCCGGCCACCGTGGCGGACTTCTGGGCTCGGGCCCTCGGGTGGAGCGGGCGCGAGGACGGAGCACGCGGCGAGGTGATCCTGCACCCGCAGCAGGGCGAGACCCTCTACGGTCCGCCGAGCATCGTGTTCCAGCCGGTGCCCGAGCGGCGCAGCGCGAAGAATCGGGTGCACCTGGACTTCTCCTCCTCCGACCAGGCGGGCGACGTGGCGCGACTCGAGGGCCTCGGTGCGCGCCGCGTGGACGTGGGCCAGGGGGACGACTCGACGTTCGTGGTGCTGGCGGACGTGGAGGGCAACGAGTTCTGCGTCCTCGACGAGGCCTGA
- a CDS encoding glucose-6-phosphate dehydrogenase encodes MVLFGASGDLARRLLLPAVAQLVAAGALPPGLSIVGSADTDWTTETFREHVASALRAHSTASAEAHDQLLQMLTFRPADVTRAADVAAVLGEGHAATLVYLALPPALLHDVLPALAAAGLGAADAVAIEKPFGTDLASARELNELLRLRLPAPTVFRVDHFLSSELVRRVVTLRFLNRVFSPAWHAEHVERIDISWLEDLTLEGRASYYDRAGALKDMLQNHLMEVMALVLMEQPARMDAHSFRAMRVEALRAVATPDPARVRASTVRARYTAGTIGSRAVPSYVDEPGVDPALRTETYAALTLEVDSPRWSGVPVTIRSGKALAASSAEIAVHFRPVPRYLTEQWPGVEPNVLRLGLTEPYVHLSTTLNGPDRTAEPRRLETVSSPPPLSPYANLVREMLQGDPMLFIRGDEAEEAWRIVDPVVRAWSAQAVPLQEYRAGGTPPGPVA; translated from the coding sequence ATGGTCCTGTTCGGAGCCTCGGGCGACCTCGCCCGACGCCTGCTGCTGCCCGCCGTCGCCCAGCTGGTGGCCGCGGGAGCCCTCCCGCCGGGCCTGAGCATCGTCGGCTCGGCCGACACCGACTGGACGACCGAGACGTTCCGCGAGCACGTCGCCTCCGCGCTGCGGGCGCACTCGACGGCGTCCGCAGAGGCCCACGACCAGCTGCTGCAGATGCTCACCTTCCGGCCTGCGGACGTCACCCGCGCCGCCGACGTCGCCGCCGTCCTGGGAGAGGGCCACGCGGCGACGCTCGTGTACCTCGCCCTGCCGCCGGCGCTGCTGCACGACGTCCTGCCCGCGCTGGCCGCCGCCGGCCTGGGCGCCGCCGACGCCGTGGCGATCGAGAAGCCGTTCGGCACCGACCTGGCCTCGGCACGCGAGCTCAACGAGCTGCTGCGCCTGCGCCTGCCTGCGCCGACCGTGTTCCGGGTCGACCACTTCCTCTCGAGCGAGCTGGTGCGCAGGGTCGTGACGTTGCGCTTCCTCAACCGGGTCTTCTCGCCGGCCTGGCACGCGGAGCACGTCGAGCGCATCGACATCAGCTGGTTGGAGGACCTGACGCTGGAGGGCCGCGCGTCGTACTACGACCGTGCCGGCGCCCTCAAGGACATGCTGCAGAACCATCTGATGGAGGTCATGGCCCTGGTCCTCATGGAGCAGCCGGCGCGCATGGACGCGCACTCGTTCCGTGCGATGCGGGTCGAGGCGCTGCGGGCGGTCGCCACCCCCGACCCCGCGCGCGTCCGCGCGAGCACCGTCCGGGCGCGCTACACCGCGGGGACGATCGGGAGCCGGGCCGTGCCCTCGTATGTCGACGAGCCCGGTGTGGATCCCGCTCTCCGTACCGAGACGTACGCGGCGCTGACCCTGGAGGTCGACAGCCCGCGCTGGTCCGGCGTGCCGGTGACGATCCGTTCCGGCAAGGCCCTCGCGGCTTCCTCGGCGGAGATCGCCGTGCACTTCCGTCCCGTCCCGCGCTACCTCACCGAGCAGTGGCCGGGCGTCGAGCCGAACGTGCTGCGCCTCGGGCTCACCGAGCCGTACGTGCACCTGTCGACGACCCTCAACGGCCCCGACCGCACCGCCGAGCCGCGCAGGCTCGAGACGGTCTCGAGCCCGCCGCCGCTGTCGCCCTACGCGAACCTGGTCCGGGAGATGCTGCAGGGCGACCCGATGCTCTTCATCCGTGGGGACGAGGCGGAGGAGGCCTGGCGCATCGTCGACCCCGTGGTGCGGGCCTGGTCGGCGCAGGCGGTCCCGCTGCAGGAGTACCGCGCCGGTGGCACCCCGCCCGGCCCGGTCGCGTGA
- a CDS encoding alpha/beta fold hydrolase — protein sequence MAFVTVGTENSTAIELYYEDHGTGQPVVLIHGYPLDGDSWEKQTVALLAAGKRVITYDRRGFGRSSRPTTGYDYDTFAADLDTLLTHLDLHDAILVGFSMGTGEVGRYLGTYGSARVAKAAFLGSLEPFLLQTDDNPEGVPQDVFDGLKAAATADRYAFFTQFFNDFFNTDQFLGNRLSQEALQASWDTAAGASPFASVAAQPTWLTDFRADIPTIDVPTLIVHGTGDRILPIDVTGRRFAQLLPSATYVEIEGAPHGLLWTHGAEVNEVLLAFVAS from the coding sequence ATGGCCTTCGTCACCGTCGGTACCGAGAACTCCACCGCCATCGAGCTCTACTACGAGGACCACGGCACCGGGCAGCCGGTCGTGCTCATCCACGGGTACCCGCTCGACGGCGACTCGTGGGAGAAGCAGACCGTCGCCCTGCTCGCCGCGGGCAAGCGCGTCATCACCTACGACCGCCGCGGGTTCGGCCGCTCCAGCCGACCCACCACCGGGTACGACTACGACACGTTCGCCGCCGACCTCGACACGCTGCTGACGCACCTCGACCTGCACGACGCGATCCTCGTCGGCTTCTCCATGGGCACCGGCGAGGTGGGCCGCTACCTGGGCACCTACGGCTCCGCGCGCGTGGCCAAGGCCGCGTTCCTCGGCTCGCTCGAACCGTTCCTGCTGCAGACCGACGACAACCCCGAGGGCGTCCCGCAGGACGTTTTCGACGGGCTCAAGGCCGCGGCCACCGCCGACCGGTACGCGTTCTTCACGCAGTTCTTCAACGACTTCTTCAACACCGACCAGTTCCTCGGCAACCGGCTCTCGCAGGAGGCGCTGCAGGCCTCGTGGGACACCGCCGCGGGCGCCTCGCCGTTCGCGTCCGTCGCGGCGCAGCCGACCTGGCTGACCGACTTCCGGGCCGACATCCCCACGATCGACGTCCCCACGCTGATCGTGCACGGCACCGGCGACCGGATCCTGCCGATCGACGTCACCGGACGCCGCTTCGCCCAGCTGCTGCCGTCAGCCACCTATGTCGAGATCGAGGGTGCACCCCACGGCCTGCTCTGGACGCACGGCGCCGAGGTCAACGAGGTGCTGCTGGCGTTCGTCGCGTCGTAG